From the genome of Metarhizium brunneum chromosome 4, complete sequence, one region includes:
- the nirA_2 gene encoding Nitrogen assimilation transcription factor nirA produces MECHYTTQPGERQSQALKRAYSHLQYQATAHEELFELLKTVPTQEAHDILNRIRHGTDVVTILNHVRAGDVLVQMAVEPETRFRYEFPYKSELPQDYVQHNPYLDSIIFEATSLYATGQDSTPSASSTTNSAPNSASGAYESLYLKPFHASEVIEPQLSKAKISWWTAVCQDDVLMRDLLRVFFRCEYHFAAAFQKDLFLQDLAARRQDFCSALLVNIMLAYSCVCYPRFSNRAEYWNPNTLAYRFLAEAKRIWELEATEARITTIQAGILFNVFHNLCGLDEIGQAYRIQAIKLAHQLRLFDSSVYMHDHRMRNGRAFAAWSLFNWETLVGFSFLFPPLLKTPPDWPLPDPSKETGFYGEVWVRYPLTRSLSPSSFGPVFKARSEFRIIMNAYCQAAFSEGSQVTVEKANGFLSRLRCWYDGLPAPLQPKTIVLPGHLQLHMYYHHLILTIYEPLLDVATEGEPTPQQIVDDARKHLQTLVRLYYLRHGFEAMDLFIVVPLMLAGYECIDAIGEQATGPRLEALRSTLILIAKGLYNQRRNHYLAEALFRVIRGRMRQEELSLLKTTVRLDEDEEDERRHMAQAVRSHWPVSVVKRKEDVNSHILKNLVETYAHLNVDEEPAPAEDTE; encoded by the exons ATGGAATGCCATTACACCACGCAACCGGGGGAGAGACAGTCCCAGGCTCTCAAAAGAGCCTACAGCCACTTGCAGTACCAAGCTACTGCGCACGAAGAACTATTTGAGCTTTTGAAGACGGTGCCAACCCAGGAGGCCCACGACATATTGAACAGAATCAGACATGGAACTGATGTCGTCACCATTCTCAACCATGTGCGGGCTGGGGATGTCTTGGTTCAAATGGCTGTTGAGCCCGAGACTCGCTTTCGATATGAATTCCCGTACAAATCGGAACTCCCCCAAGATTATGTGCAACACAATCCTTATCTAGATTCCATCATCTTCGAGGCAACCTCACTCTATGCCACAGGCCAGGACTCGACACCTTCCGCATCCTCCACCACTAACTCTGCTCCCAATTCAGCATCTGGCGCATACGAGAGCCTCTATTTAAAGCCGTTTCATGCGTCTGAGGTTATCGAGCCCCAGCTCTCCAAGGCGAAAATATCGTGGTGGACCGCGGTTTGCCAGGACGATGTTCTCATGAGAGACTTGCTTCGCGTCTTCTTTCGCTGCGAATACCACTTCGCTGCCGCATTTCAAAAGGACTTATTTCTACAAGACTTGGCCGCAAGACGACAGGACTTTTGCTCAGCTCTACTCGTCAACATTATGCTTGCGTACTCTTGC GTCTGCTACCCACGGTTCTCGAATCGCGCCGAGTACTGGAATCCCAATACGCTCGCCTATCGCTTTCTGGCTGAGGCGAAACGTATATGGGAGTTGGAAGCCACCGAAGCACGCATCACCACTATACAGGCCGGTATACTCTTCAATGTCTTCCATAACCTCTGCGGGTTAGACGAGATAGGACAGGCCTATAGAATCCAGGCCATTAAGTTGGCTCACCAACTTCGTCTATTCGACAGCAGCGTGTATATGCACGATCACAGAATGAGGAATGGCAGGGCATTCGCCGCATGGAGCTTGTTTAATTGGGAAAC GCTTGTTGGATTTTCATTTCTGTTTCCTCCACTTTTGAAAACGCCCCCTGACTGGCCACTGCCAGATCCTTCAAAAGAAACGGGATTTTACGGCGAGGTCTGGGTCAGGTATCCGTTAACCCGTAGCCTTTCCCCATCCTCCTTTGGTCCAGTCTTCAAGGCGAGAAGCGAGTTTCGCATTATCATGAACGCATATTGTCAAGCAGCCTTTTCGGAAGGCTCGCAGGTAACCGTCGAGAAAGCCAACGGGTTTCTTTCGCGACTGAGATGCTGGTATGACGGCCTACCGGCACCGCTCCAACCAAAGACAATCGTTTTGCCTGGACACCTACAACTTCA CATGTACTACCATCACCTCATACTCACCATCTATGAACCGCTACTTGATGTAGCAACAGAAGGAGAACCAACGCCACAACAGATTGTCGACGACGCCAGAAAACACCTCCAGACCCTTGTCCGGCTCTACTATCTCCGCCATGGTTTTGAGGCCATGGACCTGTTCATCGTCGTACCACTCATGCTTGCAGGGTACGAGTGCATCGACGCTATTGGCGAGCAAGCAACCGGACCTCGACTTGAAGCCCTGCGATCGACTTTGATTCTCATTGCAAAGGGGCTCTATAACCAGCGCCGCAACCATTACTTGGCCGAGGCTTTGTTTCGGGTCATTCGCGGACGGATGCGGCAGGAAGAGCTTTCCTTGTTGAAAACCACAGTGAGGCTggatgaggacgaagaagatgagagGAGGCATATGGCACAGGCTGTGCGGAGCCATTGGCCTGTTAGTGTGGTCAAAAGGAAGGAGGATGTGAATTCACATATTCTGAAGAATCTGGTGGAGACTTATGCCCATTTGAACGTAGACGAAGAGCCTGCGCCGGCTGAGGATACCGAGTGA
- the LRA2 gene encoding L-rhamnono-gamma-lactonase, with amino-acid sequence MADDQLILPIIDSHIHLYPRSEVDSLAWCAPSNPLYGQRSVAEYKEAAKSAPSLLGFVFVEADRKHDLDAGETDGSGWEAPLQEVNWIKRVALGQPKDGEGHTADDAKLCLGIVPWAPMPSGKDVMVRYIDKVKEEAGDAWPKVKGFRYLLQDKPNGTMLADGFIESLKLLGERGLVFEVGIDQHRRGKKQLDELVEMIDRAHDGVEEDKKVTIILNHLCKPDLSIYNLTSDPSFRAWRTAMYTLSKASSIYMKLSGGFSEMPEALRAQDPAHIFQSTLGWLGIVLATFGPSRIMFGSDWPVCTLEGMGDEAWPKWKEVVEKMCWMATLSDEERAMIFGGTAKKAYNL; translated from the exons atggccgacgaCCAGCTCATCCTCCCCATCATCGACTCCCACATCCACCTCTACCCCAGGTCCGAAGTTGATTCTCTCGCCTGGTGCGCGCCGTCCAACCCTCTCTACGGCCAGCGCTCCGTTGCCGAATACAAGGAAGCCGCCAAATCAGCCCCGTCCCTCCTCGGCTTCGTCTTTGTGGAGGCGGACCGCAAACACGACCTGGATGCTGGGGAAACCGACGGCTCGGGCTGGGAGGCCCCCCTCCAGGAAGTCAACTGGATCAAGAGGGTCGCCCTCGGCCAGCCAAAAGACGGGGAGGGCCACACCGCCGACGATGCGAAGCTGTGTCTGGGAATCGTACCCTGGGCACCAATGCCCAGCGGCAAGGACGTCATGGTGAGGTATATCGACAAGGTAAAGGAGGAAGCCGGGGACGCTTGGCCCAAGGTCAAAGGGTTCAGGTACCTGCTGCAGGATAAACCCAACGGGACCATGTTGGCAGACGGCTTCATCGAGAGCCTGAAACTGCTGGGCGAAAGGGGGCTCGTGTTTGAGGTGGGCATTGATCAGCACAGACGGGGAAAGAAGCAGCTCGACGAGCTGGTGGAGATGATTGACAGGGCTCATGACGGGGTCGAGGAGGACAAAAAGGTCACCATCATTTTGA ACCACCTCTGCAAGCCCGACCTTAGCATTTACAACCTCACGTCCGATCCCTCCTTTCGCGCCTGGCGCACGGCCATGTACACTCTCAGCAAGGCGTCGAGCATTTACATGAAGCTGTCTGGGGGGTTCTCGGAAATGCCCGAGGCCCTGCGCGCCCAGGACCCGGCACACATTTTCCAATCGACGCTGGGGTGGCTGGGCATTGTGCTGGCGACATTTGGCCCGTCCCGAATCATGTTTGGTAGTGATTGGCCAGTGTGTACGTTGGAGGGAATGGGTGACGAGGCATGGCCGAAGTGGAAGGAGGTCGTGGAGAAGATGTGCTGGATGGCAACATTGTCGGATGAGGAGAGGGCCATGATTTTTGGCGGCACGGCCAAGAAGGCGTATAATTTGTAG
- the STUA gene encoding Cell pattern formation-associated protein STUA, protein MNHQNPEMYYPQHISGGQPPPPQTVTSNNLTSYQHPPHLMQPGPSNYSNPNPYGQYPQYANGLTSPSAAQAVSNPMGAAPSVLPLPGVTGQASMANHYAGFDTTGQNPPPGMKPRVTATLWEDEGSLCFQVEARGICVARREDNHMINGTKLLNVAGMTRGRRDGILKSEKVRHVVKIGPMHLKGVWIPYERALDFANKEKITEMLYPLFVHNIGALLYHPTNQTRTSQVMAAAERRKQEQSQIRPPPPPPGLPSIQQHQQMALPGSQTSLPSHGGMGSRPTLDRAHTFPTPPGNPGVGGMGASDNFGWQGQAMNGAQGTNPLAIETGLNSTRSMPNTPATTPPGQPIQNMQPYHQASQGYDNSRQMYGASASQQSPYQNANPANNDRIYSQPSSYPKSDMGPPSSRPAAPGQPTEQHDAKSTNGIMQSEQSAHGHEEEGEPEHEAEYTHNSGVYDASRSSYNYTAPSVGNLANDANINPDMTGSPGHPSSSGRATPRTAAPHQSYYPQNNGYNTPPRVQQTTSNLYNVVSNDRGQTNAGPGGDVYAPAADMPNPMPNGYAPQPPLMNGASGGMKRGREDDEDLSQSGSEANGMSNGDLKRRRTIMETTVPAPAYDALNRPAPAMTAPRRR, encoded by the exons ATGAACCACCAGAACCCGGAGATGTACTACCCCCAGCACATTTCTGGGGGCCAGCCTCCGCCTCCCCAGACTGTCACTTCAAACAACCTCACCTCGTACCAGCACCCACCGCATCTGATGCAACCGGGACCTAGCAACTACAGCAATCCAAATCCATATGGCCAGTACCCTCAGTACGCAAATGGCTTGACATCGCCTTCTGCCGCCCAAGCCGTGTCGAACCCCATGGGTGCAGCGCCTTCGGTCCTACCACTTCCTGGAGTTACTGGACAGGCATCAATGGCCAACCACTACGCCGGTTTTGATACTACTGGACAGAACCCCCCTCCTGGCATGAAACCACGGGTTACCGCTACGTTGTGGGAAGATGAGGGCAGCTTGTGCTTTCAAGTCGAAGCCCGAGGAATTTGCGTTGCCCGACGTGAAG ACAACCACATGATCAACGGCACAAAATTGTTAAACGTAGCTGGCATGACAAGAGGTCGACGGGATGGCATCCTGAAGAGCGAAAAAGTGCGCCATGTCGTTAAGATCGGCCCTATGCATCTGAAGGGCGTCTG GATTCCTTATGAACGGGCTCTTGACTTCGCCAACAAGGAAAAGATCACGGAAATGCTCTATCCACTGTTTGTGCACAACATTGGAGCTCTGCTCTATCATCCCACGAACCAGACCCGTACTAGCCAAGTCATGGCTGCAGCTGAACGCCGCAAACAAGAGCAGAGCCAAATTCgccctcccccccctccGCCTGGCTTGCCGTCTAttcagcagcatcagcaaaTGGCTCTTCCCGGCTCACAGACATCTCTTCCTTCTCACGGCGGCATGGGTAGCCGCCCAACTCTTGACCGGGCTCATACGTTTCCCACACCACCAGGTAATCCAGGCGTAGGTGGCATGGGTGCTTCTGATAATTTTGGCTGGCAAGGTCAGGCAATGAATGGCGCGCAAGGCACCAACCCACTAGCCATCGAAACCGGCTTAAACAGCACGCGCTCGATGCCGAACACACCTGCCACGACACCCCCTGGCCAGCCGATCCAGAATATGCAGCCCTACCACCAGGCCAGCCAGGGTTATGACAACTCCCGTCAGATGTATggtgcttctgcttctcagcAGTCGCCGTACCAGAACGCGAATCCTGCTAACAACGATCGAATCTATAGCCAGCCTAGCTCCTATCCTAAGAGTGATATGGGACCTCCATCTAGTCGACCCGCCGCGCCTGGTCAGCCTACGGAGCAGCATGATGCCAAATCTACTAACGGTATCATGCAATCTGAGCAGTCTGCACATGGCcacgaagaagaaggcgaacCCGAGCATGAGGCAGAATATACTCATAACAGCGGTGTTTATGATGCATCTCGCTCCTCTTACAACTATACGGCACCAAGCGTTGGAAACTTGGCCAACGACGCGAACATCAACCCTGATATGACAGGGTCTCCTGGCCACCCATCTAGCTCTGGGCGGGCAACGCCTCGGACAGCGGCTCCGCATCAGTCATACTACCCCCAAAACAATGGCTACAATACGCCTCCTCGCGTGCAGCAGACAACCAGCAACCTTTACAATGTTGTCAGCAATGACCGAGGTCAGACTAATGCAGGCCCTGGTGGTGATGTTTATGCCCCCGCAGCTGACATGCCCAACCCTATGCCCAATGGCTATGCGCCACAGCCGCCACTGATGAATGGTGCCTCGGGAGGCATGAAGCGAGGGcgcgaagatgatgaggactTGTCCCAATCTGGAAGCGAAGCCAATGGTATGAGCAACGGAGACCTCAAGCGACGAAGGACTATAATGGAGACAACTGTGCCGGCTCCAGCCTACGACGCGCTCAACCGACCTGCTCCCGCCATGACCGCACCTAGAAGGCGGTAA